The following proteins are encoded in a genomic region of Magnolia sinica isolate HGM2019 chromosome 1, MsV1, whole genome shotgun sequence:
- the LOC131233529 gene encoding disease resistance protein At4g27190-like isoform X3: MKRQKFLLILDDMWKAFSLEKVGIPKPNEENGCKIALTTRSWDVCRGMKTDKAIRVEVLSEEEAWGLFKEHIGSDVVLASDVQEKAMLVAKECGGLPLALITVAGALREIKDVHEWRDALYQLKGSTAEIEGMQDEVFGRLKFSYDRLSVESRVCFLYCSLYAEDSKISVEEVIKYWICEGLINEVGDIEAEIDHGHSIVNRFIRACMLERDINDGFKFVKMHDLLRDMAIGITKHNHRFIVKAGNGMEEPLKDEEWLGDVERVSLMRNRIHSLSATPNCYKLTTLFLQGNPLDGHIIPSLFQHMCSLRVLDLSDSYIECLPDSLFDSVSLRVLVLRDCSNLSTVPSLAKLKELRLLDLSSTEIKVLPHGLEGLANLRFLDISKMEYLVRIEAGVISKLLHLEQFMALHNKFIQALKPQERKVLDEMASLTQLVHLKLSFPNLVAFSHYVQSRQWRKLKKFTFTVGVVPESLDLMRSYHEIDEINYLYELERVVMLRKLPVGTKRSPLFLPANTVELIIFKCTNFSRLSLLSLSNVGGLKYCVINECSCVKSVLSAKDNVSFLTTLEHLLLGELPNLRTVCQGVATPGTFQSLKTIIIGECHRLKSLFSAGWLKNLQNLEIIYIEECNAMEELVAEEKEEEITAAAYSSNNDIPITLPMLKNLCVSNVNKLKKICGKVLVSTSTVFITIKGCPKLQKIPFSIGTSSVAFKGEIRGTGKWWDKLQWDDPATKPLLLPLFKEVKGNDDADDNDKDNNNNNNDDDDEDDTDIDDNDVEEGEGEGEGDDHDHDEDDEESNDDDEAYEKEESDDDVEYEKEESTISTK; encoded by the coding sequence ATGAAGAGGCAGAAGTTTTTGCTCATCCTAGATGATATGTGGAAGGCTTTTTCGCTAGAAAAAGTtggaattcctaaacctaatgaAGAAAATGGTTGCAAGATAGCATTGACGACTCGGTCATGGGATGTTTGTCGTGGGATGAAGACGGACAAAGCCATTAGAGTAGAAGTGCTTTCTGAAGAGGAAGCATGGGGTCTATTCAAAGAACATATTGGGAGTGACGTGGTATTGGCTTCAGATGTACAAGAAAAAGCAATGCTTGTGGCTAAAGAATGTGGAGGTCTACCACTGGCGCTCATCACAGTTGCTGGGGCTCTTAGAGAAATTAAGGATGTGCATGAATGGAGGGATGCATTGTATCAATTGAAAGGCTCAACGGCTGAAATCGAAGGCATGCAGGACGAAGTCTTTGGGCGGCTAAAGTTCAGTTACGATCGCTTGAGTGTCGAGAGTCGTGTTTGTTTCTTGTACTGCTCATTGTATGCAGAAGATTCCAAGATCTCTGTAGAAGAGGTGATTAAATACTGGATTTGTGAGGGGTTGATAAATGAAGTGGGGGATATTGAAGCCGAAATTGACCACGGGCATTCCATAGTGAACAGATTCATACGTGCTTGCATGCTAGAAAGGGACATCAATGATGGCTTTAAGTTTGTAAAGATGCACGATTTACTTAGAGATATGGCAATTGGTATAACCAAGCATAACCATCGCTTCATAGTCAAGGCTGGAAATGGAATGGAAGAGCCTTTGAAAGATGAGGAATGGTTAGGAGATGTTGAAAGGGTTTCATTGATGAGGAATAGAATCCACAGCCTCTCAGCAACGCCCAACTGCTATAAACTCACTACCTTGTTTTTGCAAGGTAATCCTCTTGATGGTCATATCATTCCATCTTTGTTTCAGCATATGTGTAGCCTCAGAGTTCTTGATCTATCCGATTCTTACATAGAGTGCCTGCCTGACTCACTTTTTGATTCGGTGAGCCTTCGTGTGTTGGTACTAAGAGACTGTAGCAATTTATCCACAGTTCCTTCACTAGCAAAACTGAAAGAGCTGAGGCTGTTGGACCTCTCTTCCACAGAAATCAAGGTACTTCCGCACGGATTGGAAGGGTTAGCAAACTTAAGATTCCTTGACATATCGAAAATGGAATATTTGGTACGGATTGAGGCAGGAGTAATATCTAAGCTTCTTCATCTTGAACAGTTTATGGCATTGCACAACAAATTTATTCAGGCATTAAAGCCCCAAGAAAGAAAGGTATTAGATGAGATGGCAAGTCTAACTCAGTTGGTTCATCTTAAACTCTCCTTTCCTAACCTAGTCGCCTTCTCACACTATGTCCAATCTAGGCAGTGGCGAAAGTTGAAGAAATTCACTTTCACGGTAGGAGTTGTGCCCGAGTCATTGGATTTGATGCGTTCTTACCATGAAATAGATGAAATCAACTATTTATATGAGTTGGAGCGTGTGGTAATGCTCAGAAAGCTGCCAGTTGGCACTAAAAGAAGTCCTCTCTTTCTGCCTGCCAACACAGTGGAATTGATCATTTTCAAATGCACAAATTTCTCTCGACTCTCGCTTCTCTCCTTATCGAATGTTGGGGGATTGAAGTATTGCGTCATTAATGAGTGCAGCTGCGTGAAGTCTGTTTTGTCAGCCAAAGATAATGTCTCTTTCCTCACCACCTTAGAGCACTTACTCCTTGGAGAACTACCAAATCTGAGAACTGTTTGTCAAGGAGTTGCAACACCTGGCACCTTTCAAAGCTTGAAGACCATAATCATCGGTGAATGCCACAGGCTGAAGAGTCTCTTTTCAGCTGGGTGGTTGAAGAACCTCCAGAACCTTGAAATAATTTACATCGAAGAATGCAATGCGATGGAAGAGTTGGTggccgaggagaaagaagaagagataacTGCAGCAGCATACAGCAGCAATAATGACATTCCCATCACATTGCCTATGTTAAAGAATCTCTGTGTTTCAAATGTAAATAAATTGAAGAAGATTTGTGGCAAGGTACTTGTGTCCACTTCTACGGTCTTCATTACAATCAAAGGTTGTCCTAAGCTGCAGAAGATCCCTTTCTCCATCGGCACTTCATCTGTGGCTTTTAAAGGAGAGATTAGGGGAACAGGAAAGTGGTGGGATAAATTGCAATGGGACGATCCTGCCACTAAACCTCTCCTCCTCCCCCTTTTCAAAGAAGTGAAAGGAAACGATGATGCTGATGATAATGACAAggacaataacaacaacaacaatgatgatgatgatgaagatgataccGACATCGATGATAATGAtgtagaagaaggagaaggagaaggagaaggagacgaCCACGACCatgatgaggatgatgaagaatctaatgatgatgatgaagcatATGAAAAGGAAGaatctgatgatgatgttgaatATGAGAAAGAAGAATCAACCATTTCAACAAAATAG
- the LOC131234368 gene encoding beta-glucuronosyltransferase GlcAT14A-like, whose translation MRKNGNSHSGRASFSDRGWLLPFLASLLVSVTLFLATILGIFSSPYGGDSLSFDFISFSRREDSSGYFVESDLKMPLNPPGVSQLKGPPRLAYLISGTKGDSQRMRRTLQAVYHPRNRYILHMDLEAPPRERIELTMFVKNDPTFREVENVHVMAQANLVTYKGPTMIACTLQAVAILLKESANWDWFINLSASDYPLVTQDDLLHSLLHLPRDLNFIEHTRVVGWKVNQRAKPIIVDPGLYLSKKCDVFWTTARRSLPTSFKLFTGSAWVMLTRSFLEYCIWGWDNLPRTLLMYYTNFVSSPEGYFHTVICNSDGFRNSTVSHDLHYIAWDSPPKQHPLILSIKNFDEMVKSGAPFARKFEKDDPVLDKIDRELLGRSVGRFAPGAWCVGSSDDGSDPCSSRGDDTVFRPGPGTERLRELFQKVMSEEFRSKSCSAQR comes from the exons ATGAGGAAAAATGGGAATTCTCACTCGGGGCGGGCCTCATTCAGTGACAGAGGGTGGCTTCTTCCCTTTTTAGCAAGTTTGCTCGTATCTGTTACTCTGTTTTTGGCAACCATTCTCGGGATTTTTTCTTCTCCTTATGGCGGAGATTCATTGTCCTTTGATTTTATCTCCTTTTCTCGAAGGGAAGACTCTAGCGGGTACTTTGTTGAATCGGATCTCAAGATGCCTCTCAACCCACCTGGGGTTTCCCAACTGAAAGGCCCACCTCGACTGGCTTATCTCATTTCGGGGACGAAGGGTgatagccaaagaatgaggcggaCATTGCAGGCTGTTTATCATCCTAGAAATCGGTATATTCTGCATATGGATCTTGAGGCTCCTCCAAGGGAAAGGATAGAGCTGACCATGTTTGTGAAGAATGATCCCACGTTTCGTGAGGTGGAGAATGTGCACGTAATGGCGCAAGCCAACCTGGTGACTTATAAGGGCCCTACAATGATTGCTTGTACGCTTCAAGCTGTGGCAATTTTGCTAAAGGAGAGTGCGAACTGGGACTGGTTTATAAACCTTAGTGCTTCTGATTATCCTCTTGTTACGCAAGATG ATCTTCTCCACAGTCTTTTGCATTTGCCAAGGGATCTCAATTTCATTGAACATACACGTGTTGTTGGGTGGAAAGT GAACCAGAGAGCAAAACCAATCATTGTCGATCCTGGTCTTTACTTGTCTAAAAAGTGTGATGTTTTCTGGACTACTGCACGTCGATCACTGCCAACATCTTTCAAGTTATTCACAG GATCAGCATGGGTTATGCTGACTCGGTCATTCCTTGAGTACTGTATATGGGGGTGGGATAACCTCCCCCGGACTCTTCTTATGTACTACACCAACTTCGTGTCCTCACCCGAAGGCTACTTCCACACCGTCATCTGCAACTCTGATGGCTTCCGCAACTCCACTGTTAGCCATGACCTACACTACATCGCTTGGGACAGtcctcccaagcaacacccccTTATATTGTCCATCAAGAACTTTGATGAAATGGTCAAAAGCGGAGCTCCCTTTGCTCGGAAATTCGAGAAGGATGACCCAGTATTAGACAAGATTGACCGAGAACTCTTGGGTCGATCTGTAGGTAGGTTTGCTCCCGGTGCATGGTGTGTTGGGAGCTCGGATGATGGTTCCGACCCTTGTTCCTCAAGAGGGGACGATACAGTATTCCGACCTGGTCCGGGCACTGAGAGGCTTCGAGAACTATTTCAAAAGGTAATGTCTGAAGAATTTCGTAGCAAGAGCTGTTCAGCTCAGAGGTAA